Proteins co-encoded in one Bremerella sp. TYQ1 genomic window:
- a CDS encoding TROVE domain-containing protein, with product MANKQLFQSGKSKQPRANARNEAGGPAYALSPKHALAQLATTGCLNGTFYASGQQQLDQIVKLVDKINDDNFLAKLAIYARQRGMMKDMPAALLVLLSVRDTDLTHRVFDRVVDNGRMLRNVFQMVRSGQFGRNGLSSSLKRAFQRWLNEASTRKLLSASIGNDPSLRDILRMARPKPENNERRALYGWLTGKSVAQWAPATIADLPAEIRMLLAYREAKKGAEQARIVRELPVRWDLLADAAQDGHAWKAIAQQMGPQALRMNLNTLLRHGVLRTESGKPDAHMVSIVAKRLADENEIKRSKQFPYQFLAAYKHASKDVPQAIKSALHRAAEIACGNIPKLPGPVVIGLDVSGSMHSPVTGYRGQGATSAMKCVDVAALFAAAILRRNPDSVVIPFDTTAYEAKIDPDDSILSLSDRLARYGGGGTDCSKPLEAANEWLPHRQFAGAILLSDNESWINSGRPYGYGRRGQTGMMDQWQKFVSNQMKLRGYDIASPKLICIDLQPYTTTQAPERADILNVGGFSDAVFQVIAAFLENDADRFVQQVEAINLAE from the coding sequence ATGGCCAACAAGCAGCTATTTCAGTCAGGTAAGTCCAAGCAGCCTCGCGCGAACGCACGCAATGAAGCAGGCGGTCCTGCCTATGCACTTTCGCCGAAGCATGCGTTGGCCCAGCTGGCAACAACCGGCTGCTTGAACGGAACGTTCTACGCGTCGGGTCAACAACAGTTGGACCAAATCGTTAAGTTGGTCGATAAGATCAATGACGACAACTTCCTGGCAAAGCTTGCCATCTACGCGCGGCAGCGCGGAATGATGAAGGATATGCCAGCTGCCCTTTTGGTGCTGTTGTCGGTTCGCGATACCGATCTAACCCATCGTGTGTTCGATCGCGTCGTTGATAACGGCCGTATGCTACGCAATGTGTTCCAGATGGTACGTAGCGGACAATTCGGGCGAAACGGTCTGTCTTCAAGTTTGAAGCGAGCCTTCCAACGTTGGCTCAACGAAGCCTCAACTCGAAAGCTGCTTTCCGCTTCGATTGGCAATGACCCTTCGTTGCGCGATATCCTGCGTATGGCTCGTCCTAAGCCTGAAAATAACGAACGTCGTGCGCTGTATGGTTGGTTGACGGGAAAGTCGGTGGCCCAGTGGGCGCCAGCAACAATCGCTGATCTACCGGCAGAAATCCGCATGCTTCTGGCATATCGTGAAGCGAAGAAGGGCGCCGAGCAAGCGCGGATTGTCCGCGAGCTTCCAGTTCGCTGGGATCTGCTGGCAGATGCAGCTCAAGATGGACATGCCTGGAAGGCAATTGCTCAGCAAATGGGGCCACAAGCTCTGCGCATGAACCTCAACACGCTCCTGCGTCATGGAGTTCTGCGTACCGAATCAGGTAAGCCTGATGCCCACATGGTTTCTATCGTCGCCAAGCGATTGGCTGATGAGAACGAAATCAAGCGGTCCAAGCAGTTCCCCTACCAATTCCTTGCGGCCTACAAGCACGCCTCGAAGGATGTGCCACAGGCGATCAAGTCGGCGCTGCACCGCGCCGCAGAAATTGCGTGCGGTAACATTCCAAAGTTGCCTGGCCCAGTGGTGATTGGTCTCGACGTTTCCGGTTCGATGCATAGTCCAGTGACAGGATATCGTGGCCAAGGGGCAACCTCGGCTATGAAGTGTGTGGACGTTGCAGCACTTTTCGCAGCGGCTATTTTGCGGCGTAATCCTGACAGCGTTGTCATTCCTTTCGACACGACTGCATATGAAGCCAAGATCGATCCGGACGATTCGATTTTGAGCTTGTCAGATCGACTTGCCCGTTACGGAGGTGGCGGAACCGATTGTTCCAAGCCGCTGGAAGCGGCCAACGAGTGGCTGCCTCATCGGCAGTTCGCCGGTGCGATTTTGCTGAGCGATAACGAAAGCTGGATTAACAGCGGACGGCCGTATGGGTATGGACGTCGTGGCCAGACAGGGATGATGGATCAATGGCAGAAGTTTGTTTCGAATCAGATGAAGCTGCGCGGTTACGATATCGCATCGCCGAAGTTGATTTGCATCGATCTTCAGCCATACACCACCACCCAAGCTCCCGAGCGAGCCGATATCCTGAATGTGGGTGGATTCAGCGATGCCGTCTTCCAGGTAATTGCAGCATTCCTGGAAAACGACGCCGATCGCTTTGTCCAGCAAGTTGAAGCCATTAATTTGGCGGAATAA
- a CDS encoding zinc ribbon domain-containing protein, protein MSDLLEKCTVCGGLIDEEDLFCGNCGTEAPHREDAHLPSSTLAKHSFSCSGCGAAMSYSAEAEALRCPFCGSTNLEKGKDHKVIAPTKVIPFRITEEEAKKEMREAIGQGFWRPPDLSQKAVIKNMVPVYVPYWVFSADVVTFWTADTSQTPSGASGDWYPLSGEHRARYEGVLVGASGALTPNETSKLCPFDMSQAVPPDHDELEDYTVEQFNVARKYARPMAKSGLESLERNAVDMKFVPPRSRNVQVNLRIQNMASDPMLLPIWIMAYQYKDEVYRFLVNGQNGRSTGHGPTSYHRLYMVMGTVLAVGLGIAIIAVLCGGLGTVLGR, encoded by the coding sequence ATGAGCGACCTCCTGGAAAAATGCACCGTCTGTGGTGGCCTGATAGACGAGGAAGATCTCTTCTGCGGCAACTGCGGTACGGAAGCTCCACATCGCGAAGACGCACACCTTCCAAGCTCGACGTTGGCGAAACACAGCTTCAGCTGCAGTGGCTGTGGTGCAGCAATGAGTTATTCCGCAGAGGCCGAAGCACTTCGTTGTCCATTCTGCGGCTCGACCAATTTGGAAAAGGGGAAAGATCACAAAGTAATCGCCCCTACCAAGGTGATCCCTTTTCGCATTACTGAAGAAGAAGCTAAGAAAGAAATGCGGGAAGCGATTGGACAGGGCTTCTGGCGGCCGCCGGATCTTTCGCAAAAGGCAGTCATCAAGAATATGGTGCCTGTTTACGTTCCGTACTGGGTCTTTTCTGCTGACGTCGTGACTTTCTGGACGGCAGATACAAGTCAAACTCCATCTGGTGCTAGTGGAGACTGGTATCCGCTTTCGGGAGAGCATCGCGCTCGGTATGAAGGGGTGCTCGTCGGCGCCAGTGGGGCGTTAACGCCCAATGAAACTTCCAAGCTTTGTCCATTCGACATGAGCCAAGCAGTGCCGCCCGACCACGACGAGCTTGAGGACTACACGGTCGAACAATTCAACGTCGCGCGAAAATATGCACGTCCGATGGCTAAGTCAGGTTTAGAATCGCTAGAGAGAAACGCCGTCGATATGAAGTTCGTACCGCCCCGAAGCCGCAACGTTCAGGTCAATCTTCGGATTCAGAATATGGCAAGCGATCCCATGCTTCTGCCGATCTGGATCATGGCGTATCAGTACAAAGACGAAGTCTATCGTTTTCTCGTCAATGGTCAGAATGGTCGATCGACCGGGCACGGTCCCACGTCCTATCACCGACTCTACATGGTGATGGGAACGGTTCTAGCGGTCGGATTGGGTATCGCCATCATTGCCGTTTTATGTGGCGGACTTGGCACCGTGCTCGGACGCTGA
- a CDS encoding ZIP family metal transporter: MPTWITVTLLTLMAGLSMPIGALLARLEHIHPDWLEKEFRHAVMAFGGGALFSAVALVLVPEGIKELPAHYSVFWFVLGGLIFCGLDVLLARYHSPTTQLVAMLSDFIPEAMALGAAFAVEGNTGLLLALLIALQNLPEGFNAYREMNEGPGISGFRIVMVFGLLALLGPVAGLGGFFFLAKFPAVVAAIKLVAGGGILFLVFQDIAPQARLENTWAPALGAVLGFALGLLGHELLP, translated from the coding sequence ATGCCTACTTGGATCACCGTAACGCTTTTAACGTTGATGGCAGGCTTATCCATGCCAATTGGTGCGTTGCTGGCCCGCTTGGAACATATCCATCCTGATTGGCTCGAAAAAGAGTTCCGTCATGCGGTGATGGCATTCGGGGGAGGGGCCTTATTCTCGGCGGTGGCGTTGGTCTTAGTTCCCGAAGGCATCAAAGAACTGCCGGCCCACTATTCGGTTTTTTGGTTTGTCCTCGGCGGCTTAATCTTTTGCGGGCTCGATGTCTTGTTGGCACGCTACCACAGTCCTACGACTCAGTTGGTTGCGATGCTCTCCGACTTTATCCCCGAAGCGATGGCTCTTGGAGCTGCGTTCGCCGTAGAGGGCAACACAGGATTGTTGTTGGCCCTGTTGATCGCGCTGCAAAACTTACCTGAGGGATTCAATGCCTACCGAGAAATGAATGAAGGGCCTGGCATTTCTGGCTTTCGAATCGTGATGGTGTTTGGCTTGCTTGCCCTCTTGGGCCCCGTAGCTGGTTTGGGCGGATTTTTCTTTCTCGCGAAGTTTCCTGCGGTTGTTGCGGCCATCAAACTTGTCGCCGGCGGAGGCATTCTGTTTCTCGTCTTTCAAGACATTGCTCCTCAAGCCCGACTTGAAAACACCTGGGCTCCAGCACTGGGCGCGGTGCTTGGTTTCGCTCTTGGCTTGCTGGGACACGAACTGCTCCCGTAG
- a CDS encoding zinc ribbon domain-containing protein: MQDIVENEEPLVAAESVADDGLVAAEIPQPHGEPCPACGCPVEPNDKFCPACGTPHEVQVPAKSSTGTAATIKKYFHCETCGANVSIDPQELSYVCPFCDSTYVVEYSPEVSGRQLPEFVIPFRVTPEMAMKKFRAWIKGNDWYRPGDLHLAEIEDKLRGVYLPFWSFSMLAESHWRASIGEYWYKTESYTTMENGKMVRKTRRVQKTEWWPLSGRHHKYYSGYMISASKGLTQADADRIKPFSPLAAKRYEPYFLAGWAAEEYQMEIADAQKVCYEEFYRREQSNIRQFLPGDTSRSLVVQTEFSYENSDLYLLPIYVLTYRYKDQVFRFLVNGQTGLINGDKPVSWKRIWAAVGGGVGLLILFILIVLLLSAVLN; the protein is encoded by the coding sequence ATGCAGGACATCGTCGAAAACGAAGAACCTTTGGTTGCCGCCGAATCGGTCGCGGACGATGGGTTAGTAGCTGCGGAGATTCCTCAACCGCATGGCGAGCCTTGTCCCGCTTGCGGTTGTCCAGTCGAACCGAACGACAAGTTTTGCCCTGCATGCGGAACGCCTCACGAGGTACAAGTTCCTGCCAAAAGCTCGACCGGCACAGCGGCTACCATCAAGAAGTACTTTCACTGCGAAACTTGTGGTGCCAATGTTTCTATCGATCCACAAGAGCTGAGCTACGTTTGTCCATTTTGCGATTCGACCTATGTCGTCGAATACTCGCCCGAAGTCAGCGGAAGACAACTCCCTGAGTTCGTGATTCCGTTTCGCGTGACGCCTGAGATGGCAATGAAGAAGTTTCGCGCGTGGATCAAAGGCAACGACTGGTATCGCCCCGGCGACTTGCACTTGGCAGAGATCGAAGACAAGCTACGCGGTGTTTACTTGCCGTTTTGGAGCTTCTCGATGTTGGCCGAAAGCCATTGGCGTGCCTCCATCGGCGAGTATTGGTACAAGACCGAGTCTTACACCACCATGGAAAATGGCAAGATGGTTCGTAAGACGCGCCGTGTTCAAAAAACCGAATGGTGGCCCCTCAGCGGTCGACATCATAAGTACTACAGCGGCTACATGATTTCGGCCAGCAAAGGTCTCACGCAAGCCGATGCTGATCGTATCAAGCCATTCTCTCCTCTCGCCGCCAAACGGTACGAACCTTATTTCCTCGCCGGCTGGGCGGCTGAAGAATATCAGATGGAAATCGCAGACGCTCAGAAAGTTTGCTACGAGGAATTCTACCGCCGCGAGCAATCAAACATCCGACAATTTTTGCCAGGCGACACAAGTCGTAGCTTAGTGGTCCAAACCGAGTTTTCCTACGAAAACTCTGACTTGTATCTGCTTCCAATTTATGTCCTTACCTATCGGTACAAAGATCAAGTCTTCCGTTTTCTCGTGAACGGCCAAACCGGACTGATCAACGGCGATAAACCTGTATCTTGGAAAAGGATTTGGGCGGCCGTCGGTGGTGGTGTCGGTCTGTTGATTCTTTTCATTCTGATCGTGCTTCTCTTGTCCGCAGTCTTGAACTAG
- the ruvB gene encoding Holliday junction branch migration DNA helicase RuvB: MGREAILQGEEGPHEEDKSLRPQSISEMVGQLEVRERLKVVVDAAVKRDEPLGHILFDGPPGLGKTTFATCIPKDLGVNFQLTSGPALQAPKDLVPYLTNADEKSILFIDEIHRLPKAVEEYLYTAMEDFRIDIVLGEGTNARTINLQVKPFTLIGATTRSGMLTAPLRDRFPLREHLDFYTYDELAEIIRRNARKLDVTIDDDAAMEISRRSRGTPRVANNRLRWIRDYVTSKADGHITHQLALDAMGMQEIDKLGLDNQDRKYLSTIVRVFAGGPAGLEAIAHTMNAAPETLADEVEPYLLRTELLVRTPRGRMVTTKAVEHIQSLLASKGKSLLE; encoded by the coding sequence ATGGGCAGGGAAGCAATTTTACAAGGCGAAGAGGGCCCTCATGAAGAAGACAAGAGCCTTCGTCCCCAGTCCATCTCGGAAATGGTCGGCCAACTGGAGGTTCGTGAACGCTTGAAAGTGGTCGTCGATGCGGCCGTCAAACGGGACGAACCGCTAGGGCACATCCTTTTCGATGGTCCACCTGGCCTGGGAAAAACAACGTTTGCAACTTGTATTCCCAAAGACCTGGGAGTCAACTTCCAGCTAACCTCTGGTCCAGCATTGCAGGCCCCGAAGGATCTCGTTCCTTATCTCACCAACGCCGACGAGAAATCGATTCTATTTATCGACGAAATCCATCGCCTTCCCAAAGCGGTCGAGGAGTATCTTTACACGGCGATGGAAGATTTCCGAATCGATATCGTCCTCGGGGAAGGAACCAACGCCAGAACGATCAATCTGCAAGTCAAGCCATTTACACTCATTGGTGCAACCACTCGCAGCGGAATGCTAACCGCTCCCCTGCGCGACCGTTTTCCGCTACGCGAACATCTCGACTTCTACACGTACGACGAACTAGCCGAGATCATTCGTCGCAATGCTCGCAAGTTAGACGTAACCATTGACGATGACGCCGCCATGGAGATTTCACGGCGAAGCCGTGGCACGCCGCGCGTGGCCAATAATCGACTGCGGTGGATTCGTGACTACGTTACCAGCAAAGCAGACGGACATATCACGCATCAATTAGCGTTAGATGCGATGGGTATGCAAGAGATCGATAAGCTGGGGCTCGATAATCAAGATCGAAAATATCTAAGCACGATCGTGCGCGTATTCGCCGGTGGACCAGCTGGGCTTGAAGCAATCGCACACACAATGAATGCGGCGCCAGAAACACTGGCGGATGAAGTTGAGCCGTACCTGTTGCGGACAGAATTATTGGTACGTACGCCGCGAGGCCGGATGGTCACGACCAAAGCGGTCGAACACATCCAAAGCCTGTTGGCAAGTAAGGGTAAATCTTTACTGGAGTAG
- a CDS encoding TspO/MBR family protein, producing MQTDSMPSTPLWKQIAGFLGWFVLCFAAAGIGSAFTTPQIASWYAELNKPSFNPPNWIFGPVWSTLYLMMAISAWLVWRTATWKHAPIALGLFCVQLALNTAWSILFFGLENPEAAAVDIVLLWGAIVATIVLFWKYSRWAAILLVPYLAWVSFASLLNFTIAAMN from the coding sequence ATGCAGACCGATTCAATGCCTAGTACCCCACTTTGGAAGCAGATTGCCGGTTTCCTCGGGTGGTTTGTCCTGTGCTTCGCTGCCGCGGGAATTGGTTCGGCATTTACCACACCACAAATCGCATCTTGGTATGCCGAACTGAATAAGCCATCGTTTAATCCACCGAATTGGATCTTTGGGCCAGTCTGGTCGACGCTTTACTTGATGATGGCAATTTCGGCGTGGCTAGTCTGGCGAACCGCTACTTGGAAACATGCCCCGATTGCTCTTGGCCTATTTTGCGTTCAGTTGGCACTTAATACGGCTTGGTCGATCCTGTTCTTCGGGCTGGAGAACCCCGAAGCGGCGGCCGTGGATATCGTTTTGTTGTGGGGGGCTATTGTGGCGACGATAGTTCTCTTCTGGAAGTACAGCCGCTGGGCAGCGATATTGCTGGTGCCGTATCTCGCTTGGGTGTCGTTCGCTTCCCTTTTGAATTTCACAATTGCAGCCATGAATTAG
- the ruvA gene encoding Holliday junction branch migration protein RuvA, translating into MITKITGKLVSVDVTSVTIAAEPFEYEVLVPEFVRRQVQSQIGQKVSFHTINYLDGDPSRGRMSPRLVGFSNHIEREFFELFCSVDGVGVKKALRAMVRPVQEVANQIEQQDAKGLSALPGIGPATADRIVAKLRRKVPKFALLISGADGESPDVSRDVVTETFEVLLQLGHSETQARKLLDAAVAEKKNYKDVDSLVQAVYKIAHQEG; encoded by the coding sequence TTGATTACCAAAATTACCGGCAAGCTTGTGTCCGTCGACGTTACCAGCGTTACGATCGCCGCTGAGCCGTTTGAGTACGAAGTATTAGTCCCAGAATTTGTTCGTCGCCAGGTCCAGTCGCAGATCGGCCAGAAAGTTTCTTTCCATACGATTAACTATCTCGACGGCGACCCTTCTCGCGGTCGCATGAGCCCTCGTTTGGTGGGGTTCTCGAATCATATCGAAAGGGAGTTTTTCGAGCTCTTTTGCTCCGTCGATGGGGTCGGTGTTAAAAAAGCTTTGCGAGCAATGGTCCGCCCGGTCCAAGAAGTTGCCAATCAGATCGAACAACAGGACGCCAAAGGTTTGTCCGCGCTTCCAGGTATTGGACCAGCGACGGCAGATCGGATTGTGGCGAAACTGCGCCGCAAGGTTCCAAAGTTTGCCCTGCTGATCTCAGGCGCTGATGGCGAAAGCCCGGACGTTTCGCGAGATGTTGTCACCGAAACATTCGAAGTACTGTTGCAGTTGGGCCACTCTGAAACCCAAGCTCGAAAATTGCTGGATGCGGCCGTTGCCGAGAAAAAGAACTACAAGGACGTGGATTCCTTGGTCCAAGCAGTGTACAAAATTGCTCATCAAGAAGGATAA